The Streptomyces sp. TLI_105 DNA segment GTCGCTCTGGTACCTGGCCCTGGTCAGTTTCCTGGGCGTCCCGCAGGCGTGGCTCGAACGCCGCTACGGGCGCGGCACGGCCCGCGGAGCCGAGGTCTCCCCCCTGCGACGCCTCTGCGCCGGGCCTCTCACCGCCCTGCGCGACCGCACACAGAAGGAGGCGGGCCGTTGAACGCGCCCATGGTGCACGCCGAGGGCGTGCGCAAACACTTCGGGAAGCTCCAGGTCCTCAAGGGCATCGACCTGACGGTCGAACGCGGCCAGGTGTGCTGCCTCCTTGGCCCCTCCGGGTCCGGCAAGTCCACGTTCCTGCGGTGCATCAACCATCTGGAGAAGATCGACGGAGGGCGGCTCTCCGTCGACGGCGAACCGGTCGGCTACCGGGCGCAGGGCGCCCGCCTCCACGAGTTGCGTGAGCGCGAGGTCGCCGCCCGGAGGCGCGACATCGGCATGGTGTTCCAGCGGTTCAACCTCTTCCCGCACATGACCGCCCTGGAGAACGTCATGGAGGCTCCCGTCAAGGTCGCCGGCGTCACCAGGGACCGGGCCCGTGACGAGGCGAGGGCCCTCCTTGACCAGGTGGGGCTCGCCGACCGGGAGGGGCACTACCCGGCCGAACTCTCGGGCGGCCAGCAGCAGCGCGTCGCCATCGCCCGCGCCCTCGCCATGAAACCGAAACTGATGCTGTTCGACGAACCGACATCGGCGCTCGACCCCGAACTCGTCGGCGACGTCCTCGACGTCATGCGCCGGCTCGCGGAGGACGGCATGACCATGGTCGTCGTCACCCACGAGATCGGCTTCGCCCGGGAAGTCGGTGACCTGGCGGTGTTCATGGACGAAGGCGTCGTCGTCGAATCCGGCGACCCCCGACGGGTCCTGGCCGAACCGGAGCAGGAGCGCACCCGCGCCTTCCTGTCGAAGGTCCTGTGAGCGCCCCGCCCCGGCAGCAGCCCCTCGACGAAGCGCTGCTGTCGCTGTCCCACGCGCACCAGGAGCGGTACCTGGAAGACCTGGCCGAACTCGTCGCGATCGACTCCGGCTCGTACAGCGCCGACGGCGTCAACCGGGTCGCCGACCTGGTCCGGGCACATCTCGAGCGCCTGGACTTCTCCGTGGAACGCGTCCCGCTGCCGCCGGCCCACGGACACCGCACCGGAGATGTGCTCATCGGCCGCAAACAAGGTCGCCTCGCCGTCGCCGACGGAGGCCGCAGACTCCTGCTCGCCGCCCACATGGACACCGTCTTCGACGACGGAGCCGCCGCCGAACGCCCCTTCTCCCTCAGCGGATCCCTCGCCCACGGACCAGGCGTCAGCGACGACAAGGGAGGCCTGGTCGCCGGCCTCGCAGCCCTCGAGATCCTCGCCTCGGCGGGCATCGAGGACTACGCGGAAATCATCTTCCTCACCACGCCCGACGAGGAGATCGGCTCACCCGCCAGCCGGCCGGTCACCCGGCGGGCGGCCGACGGGGCGCACTACGCCCTCGCCCTCGAATGCGCCCGGGAGAACGGCGACCTGGTCATCGCGCGCAAGGGTGTGGCCGACTTCAGGGTCACCGTCACCGGCCGCGCCGCACACGCGGGCATCGAACCCGAACGCGGAGCGAACGCGGCTCTGGCCGCCGCCCACCTCGTCATCGCGATCCAAGCGCTGAACGGCACGTGGGAGGGCGTCACCCTCAACGTGGGCGTCGTGCGCGCGGGCAGCCGCTTCAACATCGTCTGCCCCGAGGCGGAACTCCTCGTCGAGATCCGCTCGGCCACGGACAGCGGCATGCGCGCGGCCACCGCCGCCCTCGAGGAGGTCGCCTCGCGGCCCGTCGTCCCCGGCACCCGCGCCACCGTCGAGGAACTCTCCTCCTGCCCGCCGATGGAAGACACAGCCGCCTCCCGCCGGATGCTCGACCGGGCCCAGGACATCGGCGTACGCCTGGGCCTGGCCTTCGGCGCCACGGCGACAGGCGGCGTGGGGGACGCCAACACCATCGCCGGCACAGGAGTCCCGACACTGGACGGCCTGGGACCGGTCGGCGGCGCCGACCACACCCCCGAGGAATGGCTCGACGTCAGTACCGTCCCGGCCAGGGTCGCCCTGCTCGCCTCCCTCATCGCCGACCTCGGCGACAGCCGCAGCGACTGACGCTGCCCCCCCGACGCTCCCGCACCGGTTCCTCGCGCCGTTGCCCGGTGCGGGAGCACCCGCCCCCTCGGGGGCGCGGCGGCCGTGATCGCGGCTCAGGTGATCGACATTCGGCATTAGGCTCGGCACGCGGGCCGCACGCCCGCCGACGACCGAGAAAGGAACCCGCGATGGCCTCCGGCGCACTCGCCGACGTGATCCGGCACAAGCTGGGCGACCTCAGCCCGGCCGAGCGCAAGGTAGCCCGCGTCCTCCTGGTCAACTACCCCTCCGCCGGCTTCGAGACCGTCGCCGTCCTCGCCGAACGGGCGGGCGTCAGCGCCCCCACCGTCATCCGCTTCGTCAACCGGCTCGGCTACCGGGGCTTCCCCGACTTCCAGACCGCCCTGCGCGAGGAACTCGACGAACGCAACGCCTCGCCCCTGTCCCTGTACGAGTCCGCCGACCGCACCCGCACCGACGCCGCGCCAGACGGCGAAGCATCCCTTCTCGAACAGGGCAGCAGACTGTTCAGTTCCGCCGTCGCGCAGACCCTCACCGAACTCCCGCCGCACGACCTGGAACACGCCGTCTCACTCCTGGTCGACGGCAAACGGCGCATCACCCTGACCGGCGGCCGCTTCACCCGGCTCCTCGCCCAGTACCTCGGACTGCACCTCATGCAGTTGCGCGGCGACATCCGGATCCTGCCCGCGGGCGACGTCGAGCGGACCGCGGCACTCGGTACGCTCACACGCCGCGACGTCCTGGTCGTCTTCGACTACCGCCGCTACGAGCAGGACAAGGTCACCATGGCCCAACTCGCCGTCGAACAAGGCGCGAAGGTCATCCTGTTCACCGACCGATGGCTCTCCCCGGTCTCCGCGCACGCCGAAGTCGTACTTCCCAGCCTGGTCACGACACCATCACCGTACGACAGCTTCGTACCCACCCTCGCCGTGGTCGAGACCGTCGTCGCCGGAGTCGTCACGGCACTCGGCGACGAGGCCCCCGCACGCCTGCGGCACACCGAGGAGATCGCACGGCGCCTCGGACTGCAGTGACCCGCGGCACCGGCCCGCGGTGACCCGGGCTGTCGGCCCGCGAGGTCTGGCGGGACACCGTATCGCCATGTGCTGTTCCACCATGCGGGGAACAGGCCAATCGTCTCGTCGAGCAGTCCATGGACGGAGTGGGACCGCGTCAGCCGGGGTGAGGCTCCTGCGGACTGAGCCGGAGTTCTGGCCCGTGACCGGCCCGGAAACGCTGGTCAGGAGCGGGATACGGATGGGGTGAACTGGGAGTTTCGACGCGGACAAGGCCCTTCCCCAGGAGGAGCGATCGAGAGGGCCTGATGGGCAAAGGTCCAGGTCAGGAGCCTCTTTTCGTGTCTCTGGAAGAAGCTGGGCTTCTTCGGCGAGTACGACACGAGCAAGTTCTTCGAGTGCTGGTGGTACACGCCTCGTATGGCTGTTGACCAGCAGGAACGGCCACGATGCGGCCAAGCTGTAGGCGGCTGGTCCGCGTATGGCCCGGATCTTGGTCGGCACGGAGCGGACCTCTGACCGATGGTCCGTGGCGGCGGTGA contains these protein-coding regions:
- a CDS encoding M20 family metallopeptidase, coding for MSAPPRQQPLDEALLSLSHAHQERYLEDLAELVAIDSGSYSADGVNRVADLVRAHLERLDFSVERVPLPPAHGHRTGDVLIGRKQGRLAVADGGRRLLLAAHMDTVFDDGAAAERPFSLSGSLAHGPGVSDDKGGLVAGLAALEILASAGIEDYAEIIFLTTPDEEIGSPASRPVTRRAADGAHYALALECARENGDLVIARKGVADFRVTVTGRAAHAGIEPERGANAALAAAHLVIAIQALNGTWEGVTLNVGVVRAGSRFNIVCPEAELLVEIRSATDSGMRAATAALEEVASRPVVPGTRATVEELSSCPPMEDTAASRRMLDRAQDIGVRLGLAFGATATGGVGDANTIAGTGVPTLDGLGPVGGADHTPEEWLDVSTVPARVALLASLIADLGDSRSD
- a CDS encoding amino acid ABC transporter ATP-binding protein → MVHAEGVRKHFGKLQVLKGIDLTVERGQVCCLLGPSGSGKSTFLRCINHLEKIDGGRLSVDGEPVGYRAQGARLHELREREVAARRRDIGMVFQRFNLFPHMTALENVMEAPVKVAGVTRDRARDEARALLDQVGLADREGHYPAELSGGQQQRVAIARALAMKPKLMLFDEPTSALDPELVGDVLDVMRRLAEDGMTMVVVTHEIGFAREVGDLAVFMDEGVVVESGDPRRVLAEPEQERTRAFLSKVL
- a CDS encoding MurR/RpiR family transcriptional regulator, producing MASGALADVIRHKLGDLSPAERKVARVLLVNYPSAGFETVAVLAERAGVSAPTVIRFVNRLGYRGFPDFQTALREELDERNASPLSLYESADRTRTDAAPDGEASLLEQGSRLFSSAVAQTLTELPPHDLEHAVSLLVDGKRRITLTGGRFTRLLAQYLGLHLMQLRGDIRILPAGDVERTAALGTLTRRDVLVVFDYRRYEQDKVTMAQLAVEQGAKVILFTDRWLSPVSAHAEVVLPSLVTTPSPYDSFVPTLAVVETVVAGVVTALGDEAPARLRHTEEIARRLGLQ